A stretch of Aspergillus nidulans FGSC A4 chromosome VI DNA encodes these proteins:
- a CDS encoding protein pepI (transcript_id=CADANIAT00009647), whose product MKFIAPAALLAVLQAASASPVDIRTSTTGLQVTLSQVDNTRIKAVVQNTGSQEVTFMHLNFFKDASPVKKVSLFRDSMLHPILSSCNDEVKFEGIKYRVQSSNLSDKVLTSLAPGASFEDEFDIATTADLSSGGPITIRSQGTVPLVKDRSIKGRIPYTSNELTIEVDGAEASKIGTVGSKVKRTELSGCSGDRGAALETALQNAVSLANKAASAASEGGEAFTTFFKDDSSSTRETVAARLKAVAEEAGSTSGGSTTYYCTDTLGYCEQNVLAYTLPSQDLIANCDIYYSELPALADTCYDQDQATTTLHEFTHAPGVYSPGTDDLGYGYDAATALDTDDALNNADSYALYANAINLGC is encoded by the exons ATGAAGTTCATTGCCCCCGCTGCTCTTCTGGCTGTGCTCCAGGCTGCCAGTGCCTCTCCGGTCGACATCAGGACCAGCACCACTGGGCTTCAGGTCACCCTCTCCCAGGTTGACAACACTCGCATCAAGGCTGTTGTGCAGAACACCGGTAGCCAGGAGGTTACCTTCATGCACCTGAACTTCTTCAAAGATGCCTCTCCTGTCAAGAAAGTCTCTCTCTTCCGCGACAGTATGCTCCATCCCATCCTTTCTTCCTGCA ACGATGAGGTCAAGTTCGAGGGTATCAAGTATCGCGTGCAAAGCAGCAACCTCTCTGACAAGGTCCTGACTTCGCTTGCCCCTGGTGCATCCTTCGAGGATGAATTCGACattgccaccactgccgaCCTCTCTTCTGGCGGACCCATTACCATCCGCTCCCAGGGCACCGTCCCCCTGGTGAAGGACAGGTCCATTAAAGGCCGCATCCCCTACACCTCCAACGAGCTGACTATTGAGGTCGACGGCGCCGAAGCCTCCAAGATTGGGACCGTCGGCTCCAAGGTTAAGCGCACTGAGCTCTCCGGCTGCTCAGGCGATCGCGGCGCTGCGCTCGAGACTGCTCTGCAGAACGCAGTCTCGCTGGCCAACAAGGCTGCTAGCGCCGCCAGCGAGGGTGGCGAAGCCTTCACCActttcttcaaggatgaCTCCAGCTCCACCCGCGAGACCGTTGCTGCTCGCCTCAAGGCCGTTGCAGAGGAGGCCGGTTCCACCTCTGGCGGTTCCACCACCTACTACTGCACCGACACCCTGGGTTACTGTGAGCAGAATGTCCTTGCCTACACCCTGCCTTCACAGGACCTTATTGCCAACTGTGATATCTACTACTCCGAACTCCCTGCTCTTGCAGAcacctgctatgaccaggATCAGGCAACTACCACTCTTCACGAGTTCACTCACGCTCCGGGCGTCTACTCCCCCGGTACTGATGATCTGGGCTATGGGTATGATGCTGCGACAGCCTTGGATACTGACGATGCGCTTAACAATGCTGACTCGTATGCGCTCTATGCTAACG CCATCAACCTTGGATGCTAG
- a CDS encoding protein micA (transcript_id=CADANIAT00009643), with the protein MVGSVVEAHRQSVGCLRNLSQLLAWASNTSGGLIFYSREDDVLTSTRISYAELLADAGEKARLIGQITGLSSESIILLHFDTQREVIEWFWAATLAGYLPAISTPFVDDTARRKAHLLHLHAQLNQPVVLTSKRLVPEFLGLEELRLHDVESLLSSAAKDGLIQYLGVQKLAEDVAVLMLTSGSTGSAKAVPLRHGQLLTAIQGKSTHHGTLPGDVFYNWVGLDHVASLTEIHLHALILGSDQVHTAASELLRNSLQFVRLLDTHKVAYTFAPNFFLTKVLDSLRENPTFTADLSSLKALISGGESNVVVTCDKLTRELRRRGVQAEVIRPGFGMTETCAGSIYSRACPSYDIRQSLEFASLGSCIPGMHMRIMSITEPGKLAAPGESGELQVAGPVVFDHYYNDETATRNAFTPDGWFITGDLGWIDDAGNLNLAGRTKDTIIVNGVKWSSTELEAAIEEEAVSGLVRSFTVVVPTRPPGSATEEIAVVYSPAYAPEDYHARYETAQVISKTVSLLTGTKPARLIPLPQSLLEKSSLGKISHSKVRAALESGEYASIERADQLILAQYRQFKWRPAKSDSERAVQKALVEFLQVPAEGINMDDSIYDLGVSSLNLILLRSTLQRMLDPKIDIPLSIILNNPTPGAIARSIDSSRSSLAGYNAIVPLQQHRHGGTPLFCIHPGSGEVLVFVALAAHFPTRPVYALRTRGYGSNEQLFGSIEETVETYATQIRQVQPHGPYAIAGYSLGSTLAFEVAKVLEAQGEEVKFLASIDYPPHIAHYVRDLNWTDVLLHIAFFLELIDEKTMVEVTPYLHTLDRQTALTHILNIGDAERARALAIDTKHLGLISDIAENFRVNVKTYKPQGKVQHLDVFVADPPTYAARDRKDWRENKLGRWVDFCETKVEFHDCPGIHAKMLNREHIAGFAKVFKAAMRRRGV; encoded by the exons ATGGTAGGCTCAGTGGTTGAGGCGCACCGGCAATCGGTTGGGTGTCTCCGAAACCTGTCACAGCTTCTTGCCTGGGCATCTAATACCAGCGGGGGCCTGATATTTTATTCTCGAGAGGATGACGTGCTCACGTCCACTCGTATCTCGTAcgctgagcttcttgcaGATGCAGGCGAGAAGGCTCGTTTAATCGGCCAGATTACAGGCCTCTCGTCTGAATCGATCATTCTGTTGCATTTTGACACTCAGCGAGAGGTCATCGAGTGGTTCTGGGCTGCGACACTTGCTGGCTATCTGCCAGCCATCTCTACTCCCTTTGTAGACGATACAGCACGGCGCAAAGCCCACTTGCTACACCTGCACGCACAGCTTAATCAGCCGGTTGTGCTCACAAGCAAGCGACTAGTCCCTGAATTTCTCGGACTCGAGGAGCTCAGACTACATGATGTTGAGTCTCTCCTGTCATCTGCCGCTAAAGACGGCCTTATCCAGTATCTCGGGGTCCAGAAACTGGCTGAGGACGTGGCAGTCCTCATGTTGACTTCGGGGAGCACGGGAAGTGCGAAGGCAGTACCTCTGCGTCACGGTCAGCTTCTCACGGCTATCCAGGGAAAGTCTACTCATCATGGCACATTACCGGGCGATGTCTTTTACAACTGGGTCGGTCTGGACCACGTTGCTAGTTTGACCGAGATTCATCTACATGCAT TGATACTTGGCAGCGATCAAGTCCATACTGCGGCATCAGAGCTCCTCCGCAATTCACTGCAGTTTGTTCGATTGCTGGACACTCACAAAGTGGCCTACACATTTGCGCCCAACTTCTTTCTAACCAAGGTGCTTGACAGCTTGAGGGAAAACCCAACGTTCACGGCAGACCTGTCGAGCCTTAAGGCTCTGATTTCCGGCGGGGAGTCTAATGTGGTTGTGACCTGCGACAAGCTCACGAGGGAACTTCGCCGTCGAGGTGTCCAAGCCGAAGTGATTCGTCCCGGCTTCGGGATGACCGAGACATGTGCAGGATCCATCTACTCTCGGGCTTGCCCATCGTATGATATCAGGCAGTCCCTTGAATTTGCGAGTCTTGGGTCCTGCATCCCCGGCATGCACATGCGTATTATGAGCATCACAGAGCCCGGAAAGCTAGCTGCACCCGGCGAGTCTGGAGAGCTCCAAGTCGCAGGTCCGGTCGTATTTGACCACTACTACAACGATGAGACGGCGACCAGAAACGCCTTCACGCCGGATGGCTGGTTCATAACTGGGGATTTGGGCTGGATCGACGATGCCGGCAACTTGAACCTGGCTGGTCGGACCAAAGacaccatcatcgtcaatggTGTCAAATGGAGCTCGACCGAGCTAGAAGCGGCtattgaggaggaagcggtTTCTGGCCTGGTGCGTTCGTTCACAGTAGTTGTGCCGACCCGCCCTCCTGGCTCGGCCACTGAGGAAATTGCTGTCGTCTACTCGCCGGCGTACGCCCCCGAGGACTATCACGCGAGATATGAGACCGCGCAGGTCATTTCCAAGACAGTCTCACTGCTGACAGGCACAAAGCCTGCGCGCCTTATCCCCCTGCCTCAGTCACTTCTGGAGAAGTCGTCGCTTGGTAAAATATCGCACAGCAAGGTGCGTGCTGCACTCGAGAGCGGCGAGTACGCGTCGATTGAGCGCGCAGACCAGTTGATTCTGGCGCAATACCGCCAGTTCAAGTGGCGCCCTGCAAAGTCTGACAGTGAAAGAGCTGTGCAGAAAGCCTTGGTTGAGTTTCTGCAAGTGCCTGCTGAGGGGATTAATATGGATGATTCTATTTACGACTTGGGTGTGAGCTCGTTGAATCTGATATTGCTGAGGTCTACGCTTCAGAGGATGCTAGACCCCAAGATCGATATCCCATTGTCTATCATATTGAATAA TCCGACCCCTGGAGCAATCGCAAGGTCGATTGACTCATCCCGCTCTAGTTTAGCTGGATACAATGCGATCGTGCCACTGCAGCAACACAGACACGGTGGTACACCGTTGTTCTGCATCCACCCTGGAAGCGGCGAAGTTCTGGTATTCGTTGCCCTTGCTGCACACTTCCCGACGCGGCCCGTGTACGCGCTGCGTACTCGAGGTTATGGCTCAAACGAGCAATTATTCGGCTCCATCGAGGAAACTGTGGAGACGTATGCAACACAGATTCGCCAAGTTCAGCCGCATGGTCCGTATGCAATCGCAGGGTACTCCTTGGGATCCACACTGGCCTTTGAAGTAGCCAAAGTGCTGGAAGCGCAGGGAGAGGAGGTCAAATTTCTGGCGAGCATTGACTATCCGCCGCATATTGCCCACTACGTGCGCGACTTGAATTGGACCGACGTGCTGCTACATATTGCCTTCTTTCTTGAGCTTATTGACGAGAAGACCATGGTCGAAGTCACACCTTACCTGCACACGCTCGACCGACAGACTGCACTGACACACATCCTGAATATAGGCGATGCTGAGCGGGCGAGAGCCCTAGCCATCGACACCAAGCATCTGGGGCTCATTAGCGATATCGCCGAGAACTTCCGCGTCAACGTCAAGACGTATAAGCCCCAAGGAAAAGTGCAGCATCTGGACGTCTTCGTGGCAGACCCGCCTACCTATGCAGCCCGCGATCGAAAGGATTGGAGAGAGAACAAGCTTGGGCGCTGGGTCGACTTTTGTGAGACAAAAGTCGAGTTCCATGATTGCCCTGGTATTCACGCCAAGATGCTTAACAGGGAGCATATTGCCGGCTTTGCAAAGGTCTTCAAGGCAGCGATGCGGCGCAGGGGCGTTTAG
- the fmaG gene encoding protein CYP620D1 (transcript_id=CADANIAT00009645), translating to MTYFLLILTPDSTKMAIASLILWGIGTLICYLIYQHSTRSAQRLPLPPGPKPLPIVGNLKDFPPDGKPEYQHWIHHKDRYGGISSVTLLGMTLVIIHDKKAAHELLEQTSGRTSGRPTMVMANKLCGYESIVVCQDYNARFRRCRKFLHQELGTKVSASQFSAAQELEVKRQLVRALNEPEKWLEHFKTTAGATVLKMAYDYAVDYHKPDPLVDLIDRMMTEFSLAAVPMAWAVDIIPALQYLPGAPFKKTARKWRKSIQAAAYIPYRFVQSQMAALTYKPSYVSKLVQLLKGEQSELDHEDEQAIIWSAASLYGAAADTTVITLTTFTLAMILFPDVQRKAQEEIDRVVGNRLPGFKDREKLPYINALVLEALRWWPIAPMGFPHTATEGFEYNGLYIPKGAYLLPAVWWFLHDPEVYDNPEIFDPDRFLEPRNEPTPMTEAFGYGRRICPGRFFADSSLFLNIAQSLAVFNFKKAVSSDGKEIEIDVKPKPGLLTYPTKFDFRIEPRSERHIQMIRELERQDPLAAGDAEHLESIDNFQPL from the exons ATGACTTACTTTCTGTTGATCTTGACACCCGATTCAACTAAGATGGCGATCGCGTCGTTGATCTTATGGGGGATCGGCACTCTCATCTGCTACCTGATATACCAGCATTCAACACGGAGCGCGCAGCGGCTGCCGCTCCCTCCCGGCCCCAAGCCGCTGCCTATCGTGGGTAACCTGAAAGATTTTCCTCCTGATGGCAAACCAGAGTACCAGCATTGGATACACCATAAGGACCGCTATGGTGGTATTTCTTCTGTTACCCTTCTGGGTATGACGCTCGTCATTATTCATGATAAGAAAGCTGCACATGAGCTCCTGGAGCAGACTTCAGGAAGGACCTCAGGCCGGCCTACAATGGTTATGGCAAACAAGCTGTGTGGCTATGAGTCTATTGTTGTTTGTCAAGACTATAATGCAAGGTTCCGGCGCTGCCGCAAATTCCTACATCAAGAACTCGGCACCAAAGTTTCTGCGTCACAATTCAGTGCTGCCCAAGAGCTTGAAGTAAAACGACAGCTTGTACGCGCTCTGAACGAGCCTGAAAAATGGCTGGAACATTTCAAGAC CACTGCTGGCGCCACCGTGTTGAAAATGGCCTATGACTATGCCGTCGATTACCATAAGCCTGATCCGTTGGTCGACTTGATCGACAGAATGATGACCGAGTTCTCCCTCGCCGCGGTTCCCATGGCATGGGCGGTAGATATTATTCCTGCTCTCCAATATCTTCCAGGTGCACCATTCAAAAAGACGGCGCGGAAGTGGAGAAAGTCTATTCAAGCAGCAGCATATATCCCGTACCGATTTGTCCAGTCTCAGATGGCAGCCTTGACTTACAAGCCATCGTACGTCTCAAAGCTCGTGCAGCTGCTAAAGGGAGAGCAGTCCGAGTTGGATCACGAAGACGAACAGGCAATCATTTGGTCAGCAGCCAGTCTATACGGTGCTGCGGCGGATACCACAGTTATTACTCTTACTACGTTCACCCTAGCCATGATCCTGTTTCCCGATGTGCAGCGCAAGGCTCAGGAAGAGATCGACCGCGTAGTCGGAAACCGCCTGCCAGGCTTTAAAGACCGCGAAAAGCTGCCATATATCAACGCGTTAGTCCTAGAGGCGCTGAGATGGTGGCCAATTGCACCCATGGGCTTCCCTCACACAGCTACTGAGGGTTTTGAATACAACGGCCTTTATATCCCCAAGGGCGCATACCTCCTCCCGGCAGTCTGGTGGTTCCTACATGATCCAGAAGTGTATGACAACCCGGAAATATTCGACCCAGACCGTTTCCTTGAGCCACGAAACGAACCCACTCCTATGACTGAGGCCTTTGGTTATGGTCGAAGAATCTGCCCTGGCCGGTTCTTCGCGGACTCAAGCCTCTTCTTGAATATTGCGCAATCATTGGCAGTCTTTAACTTCAAGAAGGCAGTGAGCAGTGACGGCAAAGAGATTGAGATCGACGTTAAGCCAAAGCCAGGCCTCCTCACGTATCCGACTAAGTTTGATTTCCGAATCGAGCCGAGAAGCGAGAGGCACATACAGATGATCAGAGAGCTGGAACGACAAGACCCTCTGGCAGCGGGCGATGCTGAGCACCTGGAGAGTATCGACAATTTCCAGCCCTTGTAG
- a CDS encoding uncharacterized protein (transcript_id=CADANIAT00009644), which yields MANMPTEDEIAWMQAHINDSTVPDIIACCSICGAASVIILTLRIWSRLQTRRQLVLSDNLVISSVLNILNPILYGVATAFVKWSILALYIAIFPQKNFQYWVYFLCVINCLNAVAIVLVSCLQCRPLEALWNQAVGGTCIDFSIFSLFNTSFNLVLDVAILVSPIKLVMNLNLSQRKKILLALNFGLGGGACVVAAIRLPFARRVGGTSNPSWDMIPGGLCCVVEVAVALLCASLPVYRPLFARMVSSHSTTGNSQQPGRSRDASDYIHSGGQVSTRITASKRHSSHRGGINITENISMKTHAYVNGRWAPMPDDDDEAYLVPGTKGSRSTTPSNSHV from the exons ATGGCCAACATGCCAACCGAGGATGAGATCGCGTGGATGCAGGCGCACATCAACGACTCAACGGTTCCAGACATTATCGCCTGCTGCTCAATCTGCGGTGCTGCCTCAGTCATCATCTTGACGCTGCGCATCTGGTCGCGGCTGCAAACGCGCCGTCAGCTCGTTCTCAGCGACAATTTGGTCATTAGCTCAGTG CTTAATATCCTGAATCCTATCCTCTATGGCGTGGCCACCGCATTCGTCAAGTGGAGTATTCTTGCCCTGTACATCGCCATCTTCCCGCAGAAGAACTTCCAGTACTGGGTTTATTTCCTCTGCGTGATCAACTGTCTCAATGCTGTCGCAATTGTTCTTGTTAGTTGCCTGCAATGTCGCCCTCTCGAAGCACTGTGGAACCAAGCAGTGGGAGGCACATGCATCGACTTCAGCattttcagcctcttcaatacGTCCTTCAACCTGGTTTTGGATGTGGCCATACTAGTATCGCCTATCAAGCTTGTCATGAACCTCAACCTGAGTCAACGAAAGAAAATATTGTTGGCACTTAACTTCGGGTTGGGCGGAGG CGCCTGTGTCGTCGCAGCCATCCGACTTCCCTTTGCTAGACGCGTGGGCGGTACATCCAACCCAAGCT GGGACATGATTCCAGGAGGCCTATGCTGCGTCGTCGAGGTCGCCGTGGCCCTTCTTTGCGCATCGCTACCAGTCTATCGACCCCTGTTTGCGCGCATGGTGTCCAGTCATTCGACCACGGGCAACTCCCAGCAGCCGGGACGCTCCCGCGACGCCAGCGACTACATCCATAGCGGTGGTCAGGTGAGCACACGGATTACAGCGAGCAAGCGTCATTCATCCCATCGAGGGGGTATCAACATCACTGAGAACATCAGCATGAAGACACATGCATACGTGAATGGCAGGTGGGCACCAATGCcggacgacgacgatgaggcgTATCTGGTGCCAGGGACAAAAGGATCGCGCTCGACAACACCTAGCAATAGCCATGTGTAG
- a CDS encoding putative salicylate hydroxylase (transcript_id=CADANIAT00009648), with the protein MAVPNETSITRETATVPPLRILVVGGGIGGLTAAIALRKQGHHIQAQIFEQSRLAVETGAALHLAPNANGILKRLGIDAQQFGANLMERLVEYTSLGKVERAIDLAEPNKRWQHQWLLAHRVDLHNQLKQIAMSPDGVYEAIPFRTGSRVVQVDPATATLTLEDGSQFHGDILVGADGVHSVTRRAVPGGNVKAACCGRSAFRFLVPKQAALDDPETAALVERPGELCIWYGTDRRIVMYPTSHNNVLNFVLIHPSVESISAEEADEGWGHSGNLQRMLQIFSSFDLTVLKLLAKADPKTVRVWKLLDMEEIPRWYEARLALLGDAAHPFLPHQGQGAGVAIEDAASLAVVLPLGTPVEEIPERLRLYDEIRHERATRIQQFSRLAGQDRTDGQSTADMYGFTNYNFGHDEWDNSTQRLREWSWNRIPNPYWRMPIAFGPMPGPRQNHLGLPRNGTKSTFTTASIKFKTSRTVLQNLFPPGRRGWRFSAPDTVAYASFSKTTLNKMEWLGGSGYSHIGLYVHGVEYVKQDGTVIRGSYLPILFESLTDPIVSGREELGAPKLYTSVDIYRRASSYRIRTGWQGALWGHFLLEDLIEVDPASTPGGFSGEADEGILAYKYIPKTGAANKNQAAEEYAVFDPFSEAMPVPRPHRVWTSSKASFQIDPLNWEQLPTLHHVISRLAELPVYEIVSARVVEGEGVPDVSGMTPIE; encoded by the exons ATGGCAGTCCCTAATGAAACATCCATCACGCGGGAGACAGCAACTGTTCCCCCCCTGAGGATACTGGTAGTTGGTGGTGGCATCGGGGGCTTAACGGCCGCAATCGCCCTCCGGAAGCAGGGCCATCATATCCAG GCACAGATCTTCGAGCAGTCTCGACTGGCTGTCGAAACTGGCGCGGCACTCCATCTCGCTCCTAATGCAAACGGGATTCTGAAGCGGTTGGGCATTGACGCGCAGCAATTCGGGGCGAATTTGATGGAGAGG CTAGTGGAGTATACCTCACTCGGGAAAGTCGAGCGAGCAATCGACCTGGCCGAGCCTAACAAGAGATGGCAGCAT CAATGGCTGCTAGCTCACCGTGTCGATCTGCATAATCAGCTCAAGCAAATTGCCATGAGCCCAGATGGCGTGTACGAAGCCATCCCCTTTCGAACCGGAAGCCGCGTAGTGCAGGTCGACCCCGCGACAGCCACCCTTACTCTAGAGGATGGCAGCCAGTTCCACGGCGACATTCTGGTTGGCGCAGACGGCGTCCACTCAGTTACGCGTCGTGCTGTTCCTGGAGGAAATGTCAAGGCTGCCTGTTGTGGTCGAAGTGCCTTTCGGTTTCTCGTACCGAAGCAGGCTGCCTTGGACGACCCTGAGACTGCAGCGTTGGTCGAACGGCCCGGTGAATTATGTATCTGGTATGGAACGGACCGTCGCATTGTGATGTATCCCACCTCGCACAACAATGTCCTGAATTTCGTGCTCATCCATCCCTCAGTGGAGTCGATCTCCGCTGAAGAGGCAGACGAGGGCTGGGGTCACTCAGGAAATTTGCAGCGAATGctccagatcttctccagcttcgactTGACAGTGCTTAAGCTGCTGGCTAAAGCTGACCCCAAGACTGTCCGGGTTTGGAAACTGCTAGACATGGAGGAGATTCCGCGGTGGTACGAGGCACGGTTAGCTCTACTAGGCGATGCAGCCCACCCTTTCCTGCCACATCAGGGCCAGGGAGCTGGCGTGGCTATTGAAGACGCTGCCTCTCTGGCAGTTGTGCTTCCTCTAGGGACCCCGGTGGAAGAGATTCCAGAGCGTCTTCGACTTTATGACGAGATACGCCATGAACGTGCCACTCGGATCCAGCAGTTCTCTCGGCTGGCCGGCCAGGACCGGACAGACGGTCAGTCCACCGCCGATA TGTACGGATTCACCAACTACAACTTCGGCCATGATGAATGGGACAACTCGACACAGAGACTCCGCGAATGGTCATGGAATCGCATCCCCAACCCCTATTGGCGCATGCCTATTGCGTTTGGGCCCATGCCTGGCCCTCGCCAGAACCATCTGGGCCTGCCTCGCAATGGAACCAAGTCCACATTTACGACAGCCTCCATTAAGTTCAAAACGTCACGCACAGTTCTGCAGAATCTGTTCCCCCCCGGCCGTCGTGGGTGGCGTTTCAGCGCGCCAGATACTGTAGCATATGCTTCTTTTTCCAAAACCACGTTGAACAAGATGGAATGGCTTGGCGGCTCAGGGTACTCTCACATAGGCTTGTATGTTCATGGGGTAGAATACGTCAAGCAGGACGGCACCGTGATCCGAGGCTCCTACCTGCCCATCCTGTTCGAGTCCTTGACAGACCCCATTgtatctggaagagaagagctgggCGCACCCAAGCTTTACACCTCGGTGGATATCTACCGGCGAGCGAGCTCCTACCGTATCCGCACGGGATGGCAGGGAGCCCTCTGGGGCCATTTCCTACTCGAGGACCTTATCGAGGTCGATCCAGCATCGACCCCTGGCGGCTTCAGCGGAGAGGCTGACGAGGGTATTTTGGCTTATAAGTATATCCCCAAGACCGGCGCCGCAAATAAAAATCAGGCAGCCGAAGAGTATGCCGTCTTCGACCCCTTCTCAGAGGCTATGCCGGTTCCCCGTCCGCACCGGGTGTGGACATCCTCCAAGGCTAGCTTCCAGATCGATCCGTTGAATTGGGAGCAATTGCCTACGCTTCATCATGTGATATCAAGACTCGCGGAGCTGCCGGTGTACGAAATCGTGAGTGCGAGAGTGGTCGAGGGTGAAGGTGTTCCGGACGTTTCTGGGATGACGCCTATTGAGTAG
- a CDS encoding uncharacterized protein (transcript_id=CADANIAT00009646), which translates to MAAFLFSRPQQANPLPDHGQLPDTPDRDYLPGRYACYDSQDADPSFSESEEDSLSLIIVWDPKPLQY; encoded by the exons ATGGCCGCATTTCTCTTCTCGAGACCGCAGCAAGCCAATCCTCTGCCAGATCATGGTCAACTGCCAGACACCCCAGACCGAGATTATCTGCCTGGCCGCTACGCCTGTTATGACTCTCAGGACGCAGATCCCTCCTTCTCAGAGTCTGAAGAA GATTCGCTCTCTTTGATTATTGTTTGGGACCCCAAGCCCCTACAGTACTGA